A segment of the Nitrosopumilus sp. genome:
AAATATTTTTATCATTTGCTGAAATTGTATCTGCAATACTTTCAAGATACTCTTTAGCCTTTTTTGCGGCCTTTCGATAGCCGTCAACAATAATTGTTGGGTGTACATCTTGATCTATTAACGACTCAGCTTGTGAAAGTAAAGCTCCTGCCAAAACGACGGCGGAAGTTGTCCCGTCTCCTACTTCATTATCTGTAGTTTTAGAGATTTCAACTAGCATCTTTGCTGCTGGATGTTGGACATCAACTTCTTTTAGAATGGTTGCACCATCATTTGTAATCGTAACGTCACCTAGGGAATCAACTAACATCTTATCCATTCCACGTGGACCTAGACTGCTATGGACAATTTCGGCAATAATTTTGGCTGCAGCTATGTTATTCTTTTGTGCTTCTCGTCCTTTAGTTTCAGTACCACCTTCTTTTAGTAAAACAACTGGCATATTTCCCTTGGAAGTAGCTTGCATACCCATAGTTCGAAAAACCACTAATTCCCCTTTTATACCTTCCAGATCAGGATAAGTGGATTAGAAATAGTATCCGGTGTTTTTAAATTGGGAAAATCAAATAATAACACATGGTCAAGTCACAAAATAAAGAATCTTATAATAAAATTTTTTCAAAATTAAAAGAACATCATAAATGGTTTGAAAATTCCATTCCATTAATTGCAAGTGAAAATATTCCTAGCCCTGCAGTTCGAGAGGCAATAATTTCTGATTTTGGAAATAGATATGCCGAAGGATGGCCAGGGGAGAGAGTTTACGCCGGTTGTGTCTACATTGATGACGTAGAGTTTGAATGTATGAAATTAGCCAAAAAATTGTTTAAAGCAAAATTTGCCGATGTAAGACCAATTTCAGGAGTTGTCGCAAACTTGGCGGTATATTCGGCATTTACGAATCCAGGAGATGTGATGTTAGCACCTTCAATTCCTGCAGGCGGACATATTTCACACGGAAAAAAAGAGCATTCGGGTACTGCAGGATTAGTACACGGATTAGAGATAGAATTCTATCCATTTAATGCAGAAGAAATGACAATCGATGTAGATAAGACAAAACAAAAGGTCAAAGATCTTAAAAAAGCAAATCATCTTCCAAAAATGGCAATGTTTGGCGGTTCATTGTTCTTATTTCCGCATCCCGTCAAAGAATTATCAGATTTCCTGAAAAGTTATGACATGCACATCAATTATGATGCGGCTCATGTTGCAGGATTGATTGGCGGTGGCAAATTCCAGGATCCTTTACGGGAAGGAGCTGATACAATGACTATGAGTACTCACAAGACTCTATTTGGGCCTCAAGGAGGACTCGTATTAGGTTCTAAAGAGCACGAAGAGGTAATCAAGAAAGCAACTTTTCCAGGTCTTACTAGCAGTCACCATATTCATCATATGGCCGGAAAAGCTGTGGCCTTTGCAGAAGCCTTAGAGTTTGGAAAAGATTATGCTGTTGAAGTGATCAAAAATGCCAAAATACTTGCAGATGCCTTGAGTAATATGGGATTCAAAGTATTGGGTGAAAATAGAGGATTTACAAAATCACACCAAATTGCAGTTAATGTTTTAGATTATTCTGACGGGGGTAAAGTAGAAGCTGATTTAGAAAAAGCAAACATCATTGTAAACAGACAACTAATTCCGGGAGACATCAAGGCGGGAAGGAACTATTTCCATCCAGGTGGAATTAGATTAGGAGTTTCTGAAATCACACGACTAGGCATGAAAAAGAATGAGATGCAGGAAATTGCATCATATATCAAACAAGTT
Coding sequences within it:
- a CDS encoding aminotransferase class I/II-fold pyridoxal phosphate-dependent enzyme, giving the protein MVKSQNKESYNKIFSKLKEHHKWFENSIPLIASENIPSPAVREAIISDFGNRYAEGWPGERVYAGCVYIDDVEFECMKLAKKLFKAKFADVRPISGVVANLAVYSAFTNPGDVMLAPSIPAGGHISHGKKEHSGTAGLVHGLEIEFYPFNAEEMTIDVDKTKQKVKDLKKANHLPKMAMFGGSLFLFPHPVKELSDFLKSYDMHINYDAAHVAGLIGGGKFQDPLREGADTMTMSTHKTLFGPQGGLVLGSKEHEEVIKKATFPGLTSSHHIHHMAGKAVAFAEALEFGKDYAVEVIKNAKILADALSNMGFKVLGENRGFTKSHQIAVNVLDYSDGGKVEADLEKANIIVNRQLIPGDIKAGRNYFHPGGIRLGVSEITRLGMKKNEMQEIASYIKQVVIDKKDPKKILSKVKTFRKDYQKVKFCFDNKLGAYEYVKLR